The following proteins are encoded in a genomic region of Burkholderia pyrrocinia:
- a CDS encoding FAD-dependent oxidoreductase, protein MNIEFKRYPFVAERHPAHLPDCDDGIDTRRHCVAIVGGGPVGLAVALGLANHGIRSVLIEADDSVCHGSRAICISRRSLEIIERLGALDDFLRVGLPWAGGRSFYRRDEVLHFTMPQDENQKLPPMVNLAQYHIEQFLLDAARRRPELIEIRWQTKVTGVARQPDGVRLDVDTPLGGYAFDADWVVACDGGRSTMRDALGLSLHGTSYEGRYVIVDIALDSDRPTERLAYFDPSSNPGSTVLVHKQPDNVWRIDYQLRDDEDAEAAVKPENVIPRVQNLLDMMGERGDWSPIWITIYKANALTLERYRHDRVLFCGDAAHLVPIFGVRGANSGIDDADNLAWKLACVIRGLAADTLLDSYSDERVYATHENLRYGTKSTEFMAPPSFAFELMRRAVLTLAVRHPALRSLINPRQTSAIAYAASPLNAAERDAFAAGPAPGTVLAECPLMLYAAHGSDTRRGHLTDLVAPRFTALCFTADGVPDRSLADLERHLQDARIPFALVTLARHAAPRQPSCGGHDDNGRLFDMYGARDGTVYLVRPDGHVLGRWHDARAGDVAAALERALHPCASTDLQETA, encoded by the coding sequence ATGAACATCGAATTCAAGCGCTACCCGTTCGTCGCCGAACGCCATCCCGCGCATCTGCCGGACTGCGACGACGGCATCGATACGCGCCGGCATTGCGTCGCGATCGTCGGCGGCGGCCCCGTGGGCCTCGCCGTCGCGCTCGGTCTTGCGAACCACGGCATCCGCAGCGTGCTGATCGAGGCCGACGACTCGGTCTGCCACGGCAGCCGCGCAATCTGCATCTCGCGGCGCAGTCTCGAGATCATCGAGCGGCTCGGCGCGCTCGACGACTTCCTGCGCGTGGGGCTGCCATGGGCCGGCGGACGCAGCTTCTACCGTCGCGACGAAGTGCTGCATTTCACGATGCCGCAGGACGAGAACCAGAAGCTGCCGCCGATGGTGAATCTCGCGCAGTATCACATCGAGCAGTTCCTGCTCGACGCCGCGCGGCGGCGCCCCGAGCTCATCGAGATCCGCTGGCAGACGAAGGTCACCGGTGTGGCCCGGCAGCCGGACGGCGTGCGTCTGGACGTCGACACGCCGCTCGGCGGCTACGCGTTCGACGCCGACTGGGTCGTCGCGTGCGACGGCGGACGCAGCACGATGCGCGACGCACTCGGCCTGTCGCTCCACGGCACGAGCTACGAGGGCCGCTATGTGATCGTCGACATCGCACTCGACAGCGACCGGCCGACCGAACGGCTCGCGTACTTCGATCCGTCGTCGAACCCGGGTTCGACGGTACTCGTCCACAAGCAGCCCGACAACGTGTGGCGGATCGACTACCAGTTGCGCGACGACGAGGATGCCGAAGCGGCCGTGAAGCCCGAGAACGTGATCCCGCGCGTGCAGAACCTGCTCGACATGATGGGCGAGCGCGGCGACTGGTCGCCGATCTGGATCACGATCTACAAGGCAAACGCGCTGACGCTTGAACGCTACCGGCACGACCGCGTGCTGTTCTGCGGCGACGCCGCGCATCTCGTACCGATCTTCGGCGTGCGCGGCGCGAATTCGGGCATCGACGATGCCGACAACCTTGCATGGAAACTCGCATGCGTGATCCGCGGCCTCGCGGCGGATACGCTGCTCGACAGCTACTCGGACGAACGCGTGTACGCGACACACGAGAACCTGCGCTACGGCACGAAGAGCACCGAGTTCATGGCGCCGCCGTCGTTTGCATTCGAACTGATGCGCAGGGCCGTGCTGACGCTCGCGGTCCGGCATCCGGCGCTGCGCTCGCTGATCAACCCGCGCCAGACATCGGCAATCGCGTATGCGGCGTCGCCGCTCAACGCGGCCGAACGCGACGCCTTTGCAGCCGGCCCGGCGCCCGGCACGGTGCTCGCAGAATGCCCGCTGATGCTGTACGCGGCGCACGGCAGCGACACACGCCGCGGCCACCTGACCGATCTCGTCGCCCCGCGCTTCACCGCGCTCTGCTTCACGGCCGACGGCGTACCCGATCGATCGCTGGCCGATCTCGAACGGCACCTGCAGGATGCGCGGATACCGTTCGCGCTCGTCACGCTCGCACGGCACGCGGCTCCGCGGCAACCGTCCTGCGGCGGCCACGACGACAACGGCCGG
- a CDS encoding helix-turn-helix transcriptional regulator yields the protein MRTWRLERPNLTGQLDVSRATSLVAAIGGNAPSAFAAEVLKLFDDALSITQCTIFAYEFGNRPRTMSVADRRGGHYLRDIADTYARHFYALDGNQHIVSAAPRGARRHDLLLHQQAGDEIDHEAYRAACYRGPDVSDRLALLMQPDDATWLSINLYRAHRSGAFQPREIASIEALAPLIAQAAKHHYALAGATQVGIPQRMLARLRSACPGLSKRELDVLRGVLEGQTAHEIGETIGVKASSVVTYQKRAYRRLGISSQRELFALCLLP from the coding sequence ATGCGCACCTGGCGTCTCGAGCGACCGAATCTCACCGGGCAGTTGGACGTGTCCCGCGCAACAAGCCTCGTCGCCGCGATCGGGGGCAACGCGCCGAGCGCATTCGCGGCCGAAGTCCTGAAGCTGTTCGACGATGCGCTGTCCATCACGCAGTGCACGATCTTCGCGTACGAGTTCGGCAACCGCCCGCGCACGATGTCGGTCGCCGATCGTCGCGGCGGCCACTACCTGCGCGACATCGCCGACACCTACGCACGGCATTTCTACGCACTCGACGGCAATCAGCACATCGTGTCGGCCGCACCTCGCGGCGCACGCCGCCACGACCTGCTGCTGCACCAGCAAGCCGGCGACGAGATCGATCACGAAGCGTATCGTGCGGCGTGTTATCGCGGCCCCGACGTATCCGACCGGCTGGCGCTGCTGATGCAGCCCGACGATGCGACCTGGCTGTCGATCAACCTGTACCGCGCGCATCGCAGCGGCGCGTTCCAGCCGCGCGAGATCGCGTCGATCGAAGCGCTCGCGCCGCTGATCGCGCAGGCCGCGAAGCATCACTACGCACTCGCCGGCGCGACGCAGGTCGGCATCCCGCAACGAATGCTCGCACGGCTGCGCAGTGCATGCCCCGGGTTGTCCAAGCGCGAACTCGACGTGCTGCGCGGCGTGCTCGAAGGTCAGACCGCGCACGAGATCGGCGAAACTATCGGCGTGAAGGCATCGAGCGTCGTCACCTACCAGAAACGCGCGTACCGGCGCCTCGGCATCTCGAGCCAGCGCGAGCTGTTTGCGCTGTGCCTGCTGCCCTGA
- a CDS encoding class 1 fructose-bisphosphatase: protein MSIARRTTLSKFLIEQQRETNNLPADLRLLIEVVARACKAISYNVSKGALGEALGTADSENVQGEVQKKLDILSNEILLDANEWGGNLAAMASEEMETFFPIPANYPRGEYLLVFDPLDGSSNIDVNVSIGTIFSVLRCPDGKQATEESFLQPGTEQVAAGYAVYGPQTVFVLTTGNGVNCFTLDREVGSWVLTQSNLQIPADTREYAINASNARHWYDPVKRYIDELNAGKDGPRGDNFNMRWVASMVADVHRILNRGGIFMYPADKRTPDRPGKLRLMYEANPMSFIVEQAGGAATTGTQRIMEVQPTGLHQRVPVFLGSKNEVERVTGYHDDA from the coding sequence ATGTCCATTGCCCGCCGCACCACGCTGTCGAAGTTCCTGATCGAACAGCAACGTGAGACCAACAACCTCCCCGCCGACCTGCGCCTGCTGATCGAAGTCGTCGCACGCGCGTGCAAGGCGATCAGCTACAACGTGTCGAAGGGTGCGCTCGGCGAAGCGCTCGGTACCGCCGACAGCGAGAACGTCCAGGGCGAAGTGCAGAAGAAGCTCGACATCCTGTCGAACGAGATCCTGCTCGACGCGAACGAATGGGGCGGCAACCTCGCCGCGATGGCGTCGGAAGAAATGGAAACGTTCTTCCCGATCCCCGCGAACTACCCGCGCGGCGAATACCTGCTCGTGTTCGACCCGCTCGACGGTTCGTCGAACATCGACGTGAACGTGTCGATCGGCACGATCTTCTCGGTGCTGCGCTGCCCGGACGGCAAGCAGGCGACCGAGGAATCGTTCCTGCAACCCGGCACGGAGCAGGTCGCGGCCGGCTACGCCGTCTACGGCCCGCAAACGGTGTTCGTGCTGACGACCGGCAACGGCGTGAACTGCTTCACGCTCGACCGCGAAGTCGGCTCGTGGGTACTCACGCAGAGCAACTTGCAGATCCCGGCCGACACGCGCGAATACGCGATCAACGCGTCGAACGCCCGCCACTGGTACGACCCGGTCAAGCGCTACATCGACGAGCTGAACGCCGGCAAGGACGGCCCGCGCGGCGACAACTTCAACATGCGCTGGGTCGCGTCGATGGTTGCCGACGTGCACCGGATCCTGAACCGCGGCGGCATCTTCATGTACCCGGCCGACAAGCGCACGCCCGATCGCCCGGGCAAGCTGCGCCTGATGTACGAAGCGAACCCGATGTCGTTCATCGTCGAACAGGCGGGCGGCGCCGCAACGACCGGCACGCAGCGCATCATGGAAGTGCAGCCGACGGGCCTGCACCAGCGCGTGCCCGTGTTCCTCGGTTCGAAGAATGAAGTCGAGCGCGTGACGGGCTATCACGACGACGCCTAA